In the Pontibacillus yanchengensis genome, one interval contains:
- a CDS encoding 3-hydroxybutyryl-CoA dehydrogenase has product MAINTVMVIGAGQMGAGIAQVFAQSGFDVKLNDLQEEALEKGKAGIEKRLTRAVEKGRMTEDDKTSTLSRLATTTTLADAHDCDFVIEAVVENMDVKKKVFSELDTHSPAHAILASNTSSLPITEIAASTSRADQVIGMHFMNPVPVMKLVEIIRGLQTSDETYQAIEDMTKQLSKTPVEVRDFPGFVSNRVLMPMINEAIYTVYEGVAEPEAVDEVMKLGMNHPMGPLTLADFIGLDTCLYIMEVLHEGFGDSKYRPCPLLRQYVQAGWLGKKSGRGFYQYES; this is encoded by the coding sequence ATGGCCATAAATACAGTAATGGTAATTGGTGCAGGTCAGATGGGGGCAGGGATTGCACAGGTTTTTGCCCAATCAGGTTTTGACGTAAAGCTGAACGATCTTCAAGAGGAAGCTTTGGAAAAAGGGAAAGCAGGTATTGAAAAACGGTTAACCAGAGCCGTTGAAAAAGGTCGGATGACAGAAGATGATAAAACATCTACATTAAGTCGGCTAGCTACAACAACGACACTGGCTGATGCACATGATTGTGACTTTGTCATTGAAGCGGTAGTGGAGAACATGGATGTGAAGAAGAAAGTGTTTTCTGAACTGGATACCCATTCGCCAGCTCATGCCATTTTAGCTTCCAATACTAGTTCTCTACCAATCACAGAGATAGCAGCTTCTACGAGCCGAGCAGATCAAGTTATTGGCATGCACTTCATGAATCCTGTTCCAGTCATGAAGCTAGTCGAGATCATTCGCGGTCTCCAGACAAGTGATGAGACGTATCAAGCGATAGAAGATATGACAAAGCAACTTTCCAAAACACCAGTAGAAGTGCGCGACTTCCCAGGCTTTGTATCGAATAGAGTGCTTATGCCAATGATCAATGAAGCCATTTATACCGTATATGAAGGGGTGGCAGAGCCTGAAGCAGTTGATGAAGTGATGAAACTAGGGATGAATCACCCAATGGGCCCTCTAACCCTTGCTGATTTTATCGGCCTAGACACATGCCTTTATATCATGGAAGTCCTTCATGAAGGGTTTGGGGATAGCAAATACCGTCCATGTCCATTGCTACGCCAATATGTTCAAGCAGGTTGGCTTGGTAAGAAATCAGGACGAGGATTCTATCAATACGAAAGCTAA
- a CDS encoding (Fe-S)-binding protein translates to MGLLLVNWILFLAITIYALYIFVRVVRTRIAYIQLGQKIDFDLQLKKRVNDLIVYVFGQKKLIKDKKSGAIHVMMFYGFILVQFGAIDFIVKGLAPGSHLPFGPLYSGFVFFQELVTLMIVVAVIWAFYRRYIEKLVRLKRGFKAGLVLIFIGGLMLSVLIGNGMELIWHGEEGTWTEPVATTIAAAFGWMGSTAAAVVFFLSWWVHLLILLTFLVYVPQSKHAHLLAGPVNVFMNQDKRTGKLEKINFDLEEEDEENVSFGAGKIEDFTYLQMIDLYACVECGRCTNVCPATGTGKMLSPMDLIIRLRDHLTEKGAAVTGQSPWVPAGAFSNTEGNQLAQMARTAQGQGQQETAASLENVESSTLIGDVITEEEIWGCTTCRNCEDACPVMNEHVDKIIDLRRYLVLTEGKMDQEAQRAMMNIERQGNPWGLSKKERENWKDEDESVRIPTVKELEKEGEEFEYLFWVSSMGSYDNRSQKIAMSFAKLMNKAGVKFAILGNKERNSGDTARRIGNEFLFQELAEKNIKDFEKHGVKKIVTIDPHAYNVFKREYPDFGFEGEVYHHTELLAELVKEGKLQPKYDVNETITYHDSCYLGRYNEVYEPPRDILKMIPGVNVVEMQRNRQNGMCCGAGGGMMWMEEKSGNRINEARTEQALNVSPTTISSGCPYCLTMLSDGTKAKEVEETVSTNDIAEILARSIFGDEKEEKTA, encoded by the coding sequence ATGGGTTTGCTGTTGGTGAACTGGATTTTGTTTTTAGCAATTACGATTTATGCACTCTATATATTCGTACGAGTTGTGCGTACACGAATCGCGTATATTCAGTTAGGGCAAAAGATAGATTTTGATTTACAGCTGAAAAAACGTGTGAATGACTTGATTGTGTATGTATTTGGCCAGAAAAAATTGATAAAAGATAAAAAATCAGGCGCGATTCACGTCATGATGTTTTATGGATTTATTCTTGTGCAATTTGGTGCCATTGACTTTATTGTTAAAGGACTCGCTCCAGGATCTCATTTGCCATTTGGTCCATTATATTCTGGATTTGTCTTTTTCCAAGAGCTTGTAACATTAATGATTGTTGTGGCGGTTATATGGGCATTTTACCGTCGTTATATAGAAAAGCTAGTCCGTTTAAAACGAGGATTTAAAGCGGGGCTTGTACTTATTTTTATTGGTGGGTTGATGCTTTCTGTATTAATTGGAAATGGCATGGAGCTCATCTGGCATGGGGAAGAAGGAACATGGACAGAACCTGTAGCGACAACGATTGCTGCCGCATTCGGTTGGATGGGGAGCACAGCTGCTGCTGTTGTATTCTTCTTAAGCTGGTGGGTGCACCTACTTATTTTACTAACATTCTTAGTCTATGTACCTCAGTCTAAGCATGCTCACTTATTAGCCGGTCCTGTAAACGTATTCATGAATCAGGACAAGCGCACTGGTAAATTAGAGAAGATTAATTTTGACCTAGAAGAAGAGGATGAAGAGAACGTATCCTTTGGAGCAGGAAAGATTGAAGACTTCACCTATCTACAAATGATCGACCTTTATGCTTGTGTGGAATGTGGGCGTTGTACCAATGTCTGTCCGGCTACTGGAACAGGAAAAATGTTATCACCAATGGACTTAATTATTCGTTTACGTGATCATTTAACAGAAAAGGGTGCAGCTGTTACAGGTCAATCCCCTTGGGTTCCTGCAGGCGCATTCTCCAACACAGAAGGGAATCAGTTAGCTCAAATGGCTCGTACCGCTCAAGGTCAAGGCCAACAAGAAACAGCAGCTAGCCTTGAAAATGTAGAAAGCTCTACCTTAATTGGTGATGTTATCACAGAAGAAGAAATTTGGGGCTGTACGACATGTCGTAACTGTGAAGATGCTTGTCCTGTTATGAATGAGCACGTGGATAAAATTATTGACCTTCGCCGTTATTTAGTTTTAACAGAAGGTAAGATGGATCAGGAAGCACAGCGTGCCATGATGAACATTGAACGTCAAGGTAATCCTTGGGGGCTGTCTAAGAAGGAACGTGAAAATTGGAAGGACGAAGATGAAAGCGTTCGCATACCAACGGTTAAGGAGCTTGAGAAAGAAGGCGAAGAATTCGAATACCTATTCTGGGTTAGTTCGATGGGCTCTTACGATAACCGAAGCCAAAAGATTGCCATGTCTTTTGCCAAGCTTATGAACAAAGCTGGTGTTAAGTTCGCTATCTTAGGTAACAAAGAACGTAACTCTGGTGACACAGCACGCCGTATTGGTAATGAGTTTTTATTCCAAGAGCTTGCTGAAAAGAACATTAAAGACTTTGAGAAGCATGGTGTGAAAAAAATCGTAACGATTGATCCACACGCATATAATGTGTTCAAACGAGAATACCCTGACTTCGGATTTGAAGGGGAAGTATATCATCATACAGAGCTATTAGCCGAACTTGTGAAAGAAGGCAAATTGCAACCGAAGTACGATGTAAATGAAACGATTACCTATCACGATTCTTGCTACCTAGGTCGCTACAATGAAGTCTATGAACCACCTCGTGATATTTTGAAGATGATCCCAGGTGTAAACGTAGTCGAAATGCAGCGTAATCGACAAAACGGTATGTGTTGCGGTGCCGGTGGCGGCATGATGTGGATGGAAGAAAAATCAGGTAACCGTATCAACGAAGCACGAACAGAACAAGCCTTAAACGTTTCCCCAACGACAATTTCAAGCGGCTGTCCTTATTGCTTAACGATGTTAAGTGATGGAACAAAAGCGAAAGAAGTGGAAGAAACGGTAAGCACGAATGACATAGCTGAAATCTTAGCACGTTCGATTTTTGGAGATGAAAAAGAGGAAAAGACAGCATAA
- the cls gene encoding cardiolipin synthase — MYALIVIISIIFFISCLLFLDYQLGKRNHIKNLRFLDFEPTTGDYNLYTNGDQLFTDLFDDLRHAKKQINVMFFIVKDDDISHELLELLKKKAQEGLRVRLMVDRIGSFRINKATVKQLEQAGIEFTFSSTPKFPFLYYRIQRRNHRKITIIDDEIGYVGGFNMGQEYLGRDAELGNWRDYHLRLIGDVVKDLQITFFDDWYLNTGESYDHIPEPTSEGSKEVEITSTDGGQLEDVFMTLIQQAQDEIFIGTPYFIPSERLMKALLSAMDRGVDVKVIVPMKADHLFVKEAGLPYLSRVRKAGGEVYFFDLGFYHAKVIIIDQELCDIGTANFDRRSLFLNKEVNTLIFNKRFVMDLRLAYLRDVQDSQPFDDHYTQLFNLGTKIRIGLAYLVRPLL; from the coding sequence TTGTACGCACTAATTGTAATTATATCGATTATTTTTTTCATTTCATGTCTACTTTTCTTGGATTATCAATTAGGAAAACGAAATCATATCAAGAACCTTCGATTTTTAGACTTCGAACCTACAACGGGCGATTATAACTTGTACACGAACGGTGATCAGTTGTTCACTGATTTATTTGACGATCTCCGTCATGCCAAAAAGCAAATCAATGTCATGTTCTTCATCGTGAAAGATGATGATATAAGCCATGAGCTTCTTGAATTGTTAAAGAAAAAGGCTCAAGAAGGCCTTCGAGTCCGGTTGATGGTCGATCGAATTGGAAGTTTCCGCATTAACAAAGCGACGGTAAAACAGTTGGAACAAGCAGGAATAGAGTTTACTTTTTCTTCTACTCCGAAATTTCCTTTTCTATATTACCGGATTCAAAGGAGAAACCACCGTAAAATCACAATCATTGATGATGAAATAGGATATGTAGGTGGCTTTAATATGGGGCAAGAGTATCTAGGACGTGATGCAGAACTAGGTAACTGGCGCGATTACCATTTACGCCTCATCGGAGATGTCGTAAAAGATTTGCAAATCACATTCTTTGATGATTGGTATTTAAATACTGGTGAATCCTATGATCACATCCCAGAACCTACCTCAGAAGGGAGTAAAGAAGTAGAGATTACTTCTACTGATGGAGGGCAACTGGAAGATGTATTTATGACCTTGATCCAACAAGCTCAAGACGAAATTTTCATTGGAACTCCTTACTTCATCCCAAGCGAACGTTTGATGAAGGCCTTACTCAGTGCAATGGACCGTGGTGTGGATGTGAAAGTGATTGTTCCTATGAAAGCCGACCACCTTTTTGTCAAAGAAGCTGGCCTTCCATACTTATCCAGAGTTCGTAAAGCTGGCGGCGAAGTATACTTTTTTGATTTAGGCTTTTATCATGCAAAGGTTATCATCATTGATCAAGAGCTATGCGACATTGGAACAGCCAATTTTGATCGAAGAAGTTTGTTCTTAAACAAAGAGGTCAATACGCTTATCTTTAACAAACGTTTTGTCATGGACTTGCGCTTAGCTTACTTACGTGATGTCCAAGATAGCCAACCATTTGATGACCACTACACCCAATTATTCAATTTAGGCACAAAAATAAGAATAGGATTAGCTTATTTGGTCCGTCCTTTGTTATAA
- a CDS encoding acetyl-CoA C-acetyltransferase, with product MAKTVIVSGARTPFGKLGGSLSTITASELGGTAIKATLERVGFNPELVNEVIMGSVLQGGQGQIPSRQAARHAGLPWEVKTETINKVCASGMRSVTLADQLIRVGDEQVIVAGGMESMSNAPYFMPKARWGFRMGDQSVKDLMMHDGLTCTFNGVHMGNYGNETAEEYELSREEQDKWAYRSHQLATKAINDGKLAEEITEVEVPQRKGDPIKVDTDEAPRQDTTVEALSKLRPVFGSNGTITAGNAPGVNDGAGAMLLMSEQYAYEHGYEPMATILARDEVAVEAKDFPKTPGLVINSLLEKTGKKMEDIDLFEVNEAFAAVSLASGKIAGLDPDKVNVNGGAVALGHPIGASGARIILTLMYELKRRGGGIGIAAICSGGGQGDAVMIEVPKQ from the coding sequence ATGGCTAAAACAGTGATTGTATCGGGTGCAAGAACACCTTTTGGAAAATTAGGGGGTAGCTTAAGTACGATTACAGCTTCGGAACTCGGTGGAACGGCCATTAAAGCAACCCTTGAACGTGTCGGATTTAACCCTGAGCTTGTAAATGAAGTAATTATGGGATCCGTTCTTCAAGGGGGACAAGGGCAAATTCCTTCACGACAGGCAGCGCGTCACGCGGGTTTGCCTTGGGAAGTAAAGACAGAAACCATTAATAAAGTATGTGCATCTGGTATGAGGAGTGTCACGCTAGCTGATCAACTGATTCGAGTTGGGGATGAGCAAGTCATTGTAGCTGGTGGTATGGAAAGCATGAGCAATGCCCCATATTTTATGCCGAAAGCACGTTGGGGATTTCGCATGGGCGATCAATCCGTGAAAGACTTAATGATGCATGACGGACTGACGTGTACATTTAACGGCGTTCACATGGGCAACTACGGAAATGAAACTGCTGAAGAATATGAATTAAGTCGGGAAGAGCAGGACAAATGGGCATATCGAAGTCATCAATTGGCAACGAAAGCAATAAATGACGGAAAGCTCGCTGAAGAAATCACGGAGGTGGAGGTCCCTCAACGAAAAGGTGACCCTATTAAAGTAGATACAGATGAGGCCCCTCGTCAGGACACAACCGTTGAGGCACTAAGTAAGCTTCGTCCTGTGTTTGGTTCAAACGGTACAATTACAGCAGGTAACGCTCCAGGAGTGAATGATGGTGCTGGCGCCATGCTATTAATGTCAGAACAATATGCATATGAACATGGATATGAGCCAATGGCAACGATTTTAGCTCGCGATGAAGTAGCTGTAGAAGCCAAGGATTTCCCAAAAACACCTGGCCTTGTTATTAATTCTCTGTTAGAAAAAACCGGTAAGAAGATGGAAGACATCGATTTATTCGAAGTCAATGAAGCGTTTGCCGCTGTTTCATTAGCAAGTGGTAAGATTGCGGGTCTTGATCCGGACAAAGTAAACGTAAATGGTGGCGCTGTTGCGCTAGGCCATCCAATTGGAGCAAGTGGTGCCCGTATAATACTGACATTGATGTATGAATTGAAACGTCGTGGCGGAGGCATTGGAATTGCAGCCATTTGCAGTGGTGGCGGTCAAGGAGACGCTGTCATGATAGAAGTTCCGAAACAATAA